From Excalfactoria chinensis isolate bCotChi1 chromosome 4, bCotChi1.hap2, whole genome shotgun sequence, one genomic window encodes:
- the NDNF gene encoding protein NDNF isoform X2, with protein sequence MLLLHCPLLLLLLPLSSRMQKLPTRDEELFQMQIRDKAFFHDSSVIPDGAEISSYLFRDTPKRYFFVVEEDNTPLAVTVTPCDAPLEWKLSVQELPEEASGEGSGEPEPLEQQKQQITNEEGTELFSYKGNDVEYFVSSSSPSGLYQLDLLSTEKDTHFKVYATTTPESDQPYPELPYDPRIDVTSLGRTTVTLAWKPSPTASLLKQPIQYCIVINKEHNFKSLCAVEAKLSSDDAFMMAPKPGLDFSPFDFAHFGFPSENNAGKERGFLKSPSKFGRQISSKPRVDLHKVCIGNKNIFTVSDLKPDTQYYFDMFAVNTNTNLSTAYVGTFARTKEEAKQKTVELKDGKVTDVFIKRKGAKFLRFAPVSSHQKVTFSVHSCLDAVQIQVRRDGKLLLSQNVEGVRQFQLRGKAKAKYLIRLKGNKKGASMLKILATTRPNKQLFPSLPEDTRIKAFDKLRTCSSVTVAWLGTQERNKFCIYKKEVDDNYNEEQKKREQNQCLGPDTRKKSEKVLCKYFHSQNIQKAVTTETIRGLQSGKSYLLDVYVIGHGGHSVKYQSKLVKTRKFC encoded by the exons ATGCTCCTGCTCCACTGCCCGCTGCTCTTGCTGTTGCTGCCGCTCAGCTCCAGGATGCAGAAGCTTCCTACCAGAGATGAGGAGCTCTTCCAGATGCAGATCCGGgacaaagcattttttcatgATTCATCAGTCATCCCAGATGGAGCCGAAATTAGCAGCTACCTCTTCCGAGACACACCTAAAAG GTACTTTTTTGTGGTGGAAGAGGACAACACACCCCTAGCAGTAACAGTGACACCCTGTGATGCTCCCCTGGAGTGGAAACTGAGTGTGCAAGAGCTCCCAGAGGAAGCCAGTGGAGAAGGTTCAG GTGAACCTGAACCTCTTgagcagcagaaacaacagATTACTAATGAAGAAGGCACTGAGCTGTTCTCTTACAAAGGCAACGATGTTGAGTACTTTGTGTCCTCTAGTTCTCCTTCTGGTTTGTACCAACTAGATTTGTTGTCGACAGAGAAGGATACACATTTTAAAGTGTATGCAACTACTACTCCAGAATCTGACCAACCTTACCCCGAATTACCTTATGATCCAAGAATTGATGTTACTTCTCTGGGACGTACAACAGTAACGCTGGCATGGAAGCCGAGTCCCACAGCCTCATTGCTGAAACAGCCAATTCAGTATTGCATAGTCATCAATAAAGAGCACAATTTCAAAAGCCTCTGTGCTGTTGAAGCCAAGCTTAGTTCTGATGATGCCTTCATGATGGCTCCAAAACCAGGTCTGGATTTCAGTCCATTTGACTTTGCCCATTTTGGCTTCCCCTCAGAGAACAATGCTGGCAAAGAACGTGGTTTCCTAAAATCACCATCAAAATTTGGGCGCCAAATATCCTCAAAGCCAAGAGTTGACCTGCATAAAGTTTGTATTGGGAACAAGAACATCTTCACGGTGTCTGACCTGAAGCCCGACACACAGTACTACTTTGACATGTTTGCAGTAAACACTAACACGAACCTGAGCACCGCGTATGTTGGCACCTTTGCCAGAACGAAGGAGGAGGCCAAGCAGAAAACAGTCGAGCTGAAGGATGGCAAAGTTACAGACGTGTTCATCAAGAGGAAGGGAGCCAAATTTCTGCGGTTTGCTCCTGTGTCATCTCACCAGAAGGTCACCTTTTCTGTTCATTCGTGCCTAGATGCTGTTCAGATCCAAGTTAGAAGAGATGGCAAACTACTCTTGTCTCAAAATGTGGAAGGAGTACGGCAGTTCCAGCTGCGAGGGAAAGCAAAAGCTAAGTATTTAATCAGGCTTAAAGGGAACAAAAAAGGTGCTTCTATGCTGAAGATCCTGGCAACGACGAGGCCTAACAAGCagttatttccttctcttcctgaaGATACAAGAATCAAAGCCTTTGACAAACTTCGCACGTGTTCTTCAGTCACAGTGGCATGGCTTGGCACGCAGGAGAGAAACAAATTCTGCATCTACAAAAAGGAGGTGGATGACAACTACAAtgaggagcagaagaaaagagaacagaaccAGTGCTTGGGTCCAGATACaaggaagaaatcagaaaagGTTCTCTGTAAATACTTTCACAGCCAGAACATACAGAAAGCAGTTACCACAGAGACAATTCGGGGCCTGCAGTCTGGCAAGTCCTACTTGCTGGATGTGTACGTCATTGGGCATGGAGGGCACTCTGTCAAATACCAGAGCAAATTGGTGAAAACGAGGAAGTTCTGTTAG
- the NDNF gene encoding protein NDNF isoform X1 gives MCQKQKQKEAGSPITNDTYYLFLAGKGRNIRHCPNRLPRESLPSETERGKRMLLLHCPLLLLLLPLSSRMQKLPTRDEELFQMQIRDKAFFHDSSVIPDGAEISSYLFRDTPKRYFFVVEEDNTPLAVTVTPCDAPLEWKLSVQELPEEASGEGSGEPEPLEQQKQQITNEEGTELFSYKGNDVEYFVSSSSPSGLYQLDLLSTEKDTHFKVYATTTPESDQPYPELPYDPRIDVTSLGRTTVTLAWKPSPTASLLKQPIQYCIVINKEHNFKSLCAVEAKLSSDDAFMMAPKPGLDFSPFDFAHFGFPSENNAGKERGFLKSPSKFGRQISSKPRVDLHKVCIGNKNIFTVSDLKPDTQYYFDMFAVNTNTNLSTAYVGTFARTKEEAKQKTVELKDGKVTDVFIKRKGAKFLRFAPVSSHQKVTFSVHSCLDAVQIQVRRDGKLLLSQNVEGVRQFQLRGKAKAKYLIRLKGNKKGASMLKILATTRPNKQLFPSLPEDTRIKAFDKLRTCSSVTVAWLGTQERNKFCIYKKEVDDNYNEEQKKREQNQCLGPDTRKKSEKVLCKYFHSQNIQKAVTTETIRGLQSGKSYLLDVYVIGHGGHSVKYQSKLVKTRKFC, from the exons AATGCTCCTGCTCCACTGCCCGCTGCTCTTGCTGTTGCTGCCGCTCAGCTCCAGGATGCAGAAGCTTCCTACCAGAGATGAGGAGCTCTTCCAGATGCAGATCCGGgacaaagcattttttcatgATTCATCAGTCATCCCAGATGGAGCCGAAATTAGCAGCTACCTCTTCCGAGACACACCTAAAAG GTACTTTTTTGTGGTGGAAGAGGACAACACACCCCTAGCAGTAACAGTGACACCCTGTGATGCTCCCCTGGAGTGGAAACTGAGTGTGCAAGAGCTCCCAGAGGAAGCCAGTGGAGAAGGTTCAG GTGAACCTGAACCTCTTgagcagcagaaacaacagATTACTAATGAAGAAGGCACTGAGCTGTTCTCTTACAAAGGCAACGATGTTGAGTACTTTGTGTCCTCTAGTTCTCCTTCTGGTTTGTACCAACTAGATTTGTTGTCGACAGAGAAGGATACACATTTTAAAGTGTATGCAACTACTACTCCAGAATCTGACCAACCTTACCCCGAATTACCTTATGATCCAAGAATTGATGTTACTTCTCTGGGACGTACAACAGTAACGCTGGCATGGAAGCCGAGTCCCACAGCCTCATTGCTGAAACAGCCAATTCAGTATTGCATAGTCATCAATAAAGAGCACAATTTCAAAAGCCTCTGTGCTGTTGAAGCCAAGCTTAGTTCTGATGATGCCTTCATGATGGCTCCAAAACCAGGTCTGGATTTCAGTCCATTTGACTTTGCCCATTTTGGCTTCCCCTCAGAGAACAATGCTGGCAAAGAACGTGGTTTCCTAAAATCACCATCAAAATTTGGGCGCCAAATATCCTCAAAGCCAAGAGTTGACCTGCATAAAGTTTGTATTGGGAACAAGAACATCTTCACGGTGTCTGACCTGAAGCCCGACACACAGTACTACTTTGACATGTTTGCAGTAAACACTAACACGAACCTGAGCACCGCGTATGTTGGCACCTTTGCCAGAACGAAGGAGGAGGCCAAGCAGAAAACAGTCGAGCTGAAGGATGGCAAAGTTACAGACGTGTTCATCAAGAGGAAGGGAGCCAAATTTCTGCGGTTTGCTCCTGTGTCATCTCACCAGAAGGTCACCTTTTCTGTTCATTCGTGCCTAGATGCTGTTCAGATCCAAGTTAGAAGAGATGGCAAACTACTCTTGTCTCAAAATGTGGAAGGAGTACGGCAGTTCCAGCTGCGAGGGAAAGCAAAAGCTAAGTATTTAATCAGGCTTAAAGGGAACAAAAAAGGTGCTTCTATGCTGAAGATCCTGGCAACGACGAGGCCTAACAAGCagttatttccttctcttcctgaaGATACAAGAATCAAAGCCTTTGACAAACTTCGCACGTGTTCTTCAGTCACAGTGGCATGGCTTGGCACGCAGGAGAGAAACAAATTCTGCATCTACAAAAAGGAGGTGGATGACAACTACAAtgaggagcagaagaaaagagaacagaaccAGTGCTTGGGTCCAGATACaaggaagaaatcagaaaagGTTCTCTGTAAATACTTTCACAGCCAGAACATACAGAAAGCAGTTACCACAGAGACAATTCGGGGCCTGCAGTCTGGCAAGTCCTACTTGCTGGATGTGTACGTCATTGGGCATGGAGGGCACTCTGTCAAATACCAGAGCAAATTGGTGAAAACGAGGAAGTTCTGTTAG